The following coding sequences lie in one Thalassoglobus polymorphus genomic window:
- a CDS encoding metallophosphoesterase family protein, producing MRAIISDIHGNLEALEAVLEDIRGQEISEIYCLGDIIGYGPNPRECIDLVTKNCQVTILGNHDQAALFDPEGFNAGAERAIFWTRSQLEAGDPAGNEARWEFLGELPRMKREGEYLFVHGSARNPLNEYVFPEDVYNQRKMERIFGLVDNYCFQGHTHIPGVFTEDYNFLSPDEVDFQIELGDTKVLVNVGSVGQPRDSDNRSSYVILDQEKKTLTFKRVPYDFEKTAAKIYPIPDLDDFLGHRLRDGR from the coding sequence TTGCGTGCCATCATCAGCGACATTCACGGCAACCTGGAAGCACTGGAAGCCGTCCTGGAGGATATCCGCGGGCAAGAGATCTCCGAGATTTATTGTCTAGGTGATATTATTGGATATGGCCCCAATCCTCGTGAATGCATCGATCTGGTGACAAAGAATTGTCAGGTTACGATTCTCGGAAATCACGATCAGGCTGCACTCTTCGATCCGGAAGGGTTCAATGCCGGGGCGGAACGTGCCATCTTCTGGACCCGCTCCCAGCTGGAAGCGGGTGATCCAGCTGGCAATGAAGCACGCTGGGAATTTCTTGGTGAACTCCCTCGGATGAAGCGGGAGGGCGAATATCTGTTTGTCCACGGTTCCGCCCGCAACCCTCTGAATGAGTATGTCTTCCCGGAAGATGTTTATAATCAGCGGAAAATGGAACGGATCTTCGGACTCGTCGACAATTACTGTTTTCAGGGTCACACCCACATTCCGGGTGTCTTTACTGAGGACTACAACTTTCTCTCTCCGGACGAGGTCGATTTTCAGATCGAGTTGGGGGATACGAAGGTTCTCGTCAATGTGGGGTCAGTCGGTCAGCCGAGAGACAGCGACAATCGTTCGTCTTACGTTATCTTAGACCAAGAGAAGAAAACCCTCACGTTTAAGCGTGTTCCTTACGATTTCGAGAAAACTGCAGCCAAGATTTATCCCATCCCGGATCTCGATGACTTCCTCGGACATCGACTTCGCGATGGTCGATAA
- the priA gene encoding replication restart helicase PriA, whose amino-acid sequence MSPKHQKGLFQLEPEPAPWELAAGADLLAAQVVFNRPLDTVYHYLVPEPLRDMIEPGQRVKVPFGRGNTPTLGYCVGLTSEISTSKRLKSITEVLDRQPLLSQQMLDLTQWIADRYLSSWGQVLESVVPAGVKRQAGTREVVFYRLAPDIADLEALKLPKKQHAVMQVLAESEEALRVDALTEAAECGTSPIDSLRKKRLIVPERRRMNVNQITEMHVEPQADLKLNDEQQSALNHILKTVRAAEYETILLHGVTGSGKTEVYIQAIREIVSYGLQAIVLVPEISLTPQTIRRFRARFDNVAVLHSHLSDADRHWHWQQIAQGEVQVIVGARSAIFAPTPHLGLIIIDEEHESTFKQHSTPRYHAREVARERARREGIPLILGTATPTLESLVRTIEGHDKLIVMKDRVEQRPLPPVTIVDVRNDPLIQRRHSLGRALTNAMQRALDSGGQVILFLNLRGFSPVLWCPKCTGIRCPDCDVTLTWHKDRGRLLCHSCEYEIPPPERCPTCGQPGMRLLGAGTQRLEDEVKSKFPEMRLIRMDSDSMRKPGSHDEALTAFREGKVDILLGTQMIAKGLDFPNVTLVGVIDADSLLHQPDLRAAERTFQLIAQVAGRTGRGEKGGRVLVQTMNPDEPVIQFAAQHDYYKFASYELKQRKMVMAPPYRSMARVILRSLDEEVVAEEAKRVVKFIRSHISEKKLPVRVLGPAPAPITRLRKYFRYHFQMTSDQIQTIQDLWREIVPYMKIATDVELTIDVDPVDLR is encoded by the coding sequence ATGAGCCCAAAACATCAAAAAGGACTGTTTCAATTAGAACCCGAGCCAGCTCCATGGGAATTGGCTGCGGGCGCGGACCTGTTGGCTGCTCAAGTTGTTTTCAATCGACCCTTAGATACTGTCTATCACTATCTGGTTCCTGAACCGCTACGAGACATGATCGAGCCCGGACAGAGGGTGAAAGTCCCTTTTGGTCGAGGGAATACTCCGACACTGGGATATTGCGTGGGGCTGACGAGTGAGATCTCGACGAGTAAGCGTCTGAAGTCGATCACGGAAGTTCTGGATCGTCAACCGCTACTGTCTCAGCAAATGCTCGATCTCACTCAATGGATTGCAGATCGCTACTTGAGCAGTTGGGGGCAGGTTCTTGAAAGCGTGGTCCCCGCCGGTGTCAAAAGACAAGCCGGGACAAGAGAGGTCGTCTTTTATCGCCTTGCTCCTGACATCGCCGATCTTGAAGCGTTGAAGTTACCGAAGAAGCAACATGCAGTGATGCAGGTTTTGGCAGAATCCGAGGAGGCGCTGCGAGTCGATGCTCTAACTGAAGCGGCCGAGTGTGGAACCTCTCCGATTGATTCGCTTCGAAAAAAGAGACTGATCGTTCCAGAACGACGCCGGATGAATGTCAATCAGATCACTGAGATGCATGTTGAGCCTCAGGCGGACCTCAAGCTGAATGACGAACAGCAGTCCGCACTCAACCACATTCTCAAGACGGTCCGAGCTGCTGAGTATGAGACAATTTTGCTGCATGGTGTCACCGGGAGCGGGAAGACAGAGGTTTACATTCAGGCGATTCGCGAGATTGTCAGCTATGGTCTGCAGGCAATTGTTCTCGTTCCGGAAATCAGTCTGACACCTCAGACGATTCGCCGCTTTCGTGCTCGCTTCGACAATGTGGCGGTCTTGCATAGCCATCTCAGTGATGCCGATCGGCACTGGCATTGGCAACAAATTGCACAAGGCGAGGTTCAGGTGATCGTTGGGGCTCGAAGTGCGATTTTTGCGCCGACTCCGCATCTGGGGCTGATCATCATTGATGAAGAGCACGAATCGACCTTCAAGCAACACTCGACACCCAGATATCATGCTCGTGAAGTGGCCCGCGAGCGGGCTCGGCGTGAGGGCATTCCACTGATTCTGGGGACCGCGACACCGACTCTGGAGTCGCTTGTACGAACGATTGAAGGGCATGACAAATTAATCGTCATGAAAGATCGCGTCGAACAGCGACCGCTTCCGCCGGTCACCATTGTCGATGTCCGAAATGATCCTCTGATTCAGCGTCGACACTCGCTTGGGCGAGCGTTGACGAACGCTATGCAACGAGCACTGGATAGTGGAGGGCAGGTCATTCTCTTTTTGAACCTGCGCGGATTCTCTCCGGTTCTCTGGTGTCCAAAGTGTACTGGGATTCGTTGCCCTGATTGCGATGTGACTCTCACTTGGCACAAAGACCGGGGGCGTTTGCTGTGTCACAGTTGCGAATATGAAATTCCTCCGCCTGAAAGGTGTCCAACTTGTGGTCAGCCGGGGATGAGGCTCCTTGGTGCTGGAACGCAACGGCTTGAAGATGAAGTTAAGAGCAAATTTCCGGAAATGCGTCTCATCCGAATGGACAGCGATTCGATGCGGAAGCCCGGTAGTCATGATGAAGCACTGACAGCCTTTCGCGAGGGAAAAGTCGATATTCTTCTCGGGACACAAATGATTGCTAAGGGGTTGGATTTTCCGAATGTCACCTTAGTCGGCGTCATCGATGCGGACTCGCTGTTGCATCAACCCGATTTGCGTGCAGCTGAGCGAACCTTTCAGCTCATCGCTCAGGTAGCTGGAAGAACAGGCCGCGGTGAAAAAGGGGGGAGAGTTCTTGTTCAAACAATGAATCCGGATGAACCGGTCATTCAATTTGCTGCTCAGCACGATTACTACAAGTTCGCGAGCTATGAATTGAAACAGCGCAAGATGGTGATGGCTCCTCCGTATCGGAGCATGGCGCGTGTCATTCTCCGCTCACTTGATGAAGAGGTCGTGGCTGAGGAAGCCAAGAGGGTCGTGAAATTCATTCGCTCGCACATCTCTGAGAAAAAACTTCCGGTGCGAGTTCTCGGCCCGGCTCCGGCTCCTATTACACGGTTGCGAAAGTATTTCCGTTATCACTTCCAAATGACCAGCGATCAAATTCAAACAATTCAGGATCTCTGGAGAGAGATTGTGCCGTATATGAAGATTGCAACAGATGTTGAGCTGACAATTGATGTCGATCCAGTCGATTTACGCTGA
- a CDS encoding aminotransferase class I/II-fold pyridoxal phosphate-dependent enzyme gives MRSESEVPIPDNPYSIPVADRLKRLPPYLFGKINKVKYEKRVAGIDVIDLGMGNPTDPPDPLIQEKMTQALQDPKNHRYSVSNGIGNLRAEVSKRYWKRYGVRLNPDDEIIACIGSKEGYSHMCLGLMGPGDTAIVPSPTFPIHMYSVMLAAGNVIALDVREPEKFLQNVAYTCDHLYPKPKVVVVNFPHNPSSTVIEADFYVELVKLAKKYNFMVISDFAYADICFDGYVAPSFLATPGAIDVGVELTSMSKSYSMAGWRIGFCAGNKEMVRALSTIKGYYDYGIFQAIQIAAIVAMRHCDASIETLAQKYQNRRDALCDGLERLGWEIERPKAGMFVWAKIPDQYASMGSIDFSMKLLEEGGVAVSPGRGFGEDGEGYLRLAIVENTQRLRQAVREIGKCAPVATAEASP, from the coding sequence ATGCGAAGCGAATCCGAAGTTCCGATTCCTGACAATCCTTATTCCATCCCTGTTGCTGATCGCCTCAAGCGACTGCCACCCTATTTGTTCGGGAAGATCAATAAGGTCAAATATGAAAAGCGGGTCGCGGGTATTGATGTCATCGACCTGGGCATGGGGAATCCGACCGATCCTCCAGATCCTCTGATTCAGGAGAAGATGACGCAGGCGTTGCAAGACCCGAAGAATCACCGCTATTCCGTTTCCAATGGAATCGGAAATCTACGTGCTGAAGTCTCCAAACGGTACTGGAAGCGGTACGGCGTCCGACTAAATCCTGATGATGAAATCATCGCCTGTATCGGTTCCAAAGAAGGTTATTCTCACATGTGCCTGGGGTTAATGGGTCCTGGCGACACAGCCATTGTCCCCTCGCCCACATTCCCGATTCACATGTATTCGGTCATGCTCGCAGCTGGCAATGTCATCGCCCTCGATGTCCGCGAGCCAGAGAAGTTTCTGCAAAATGTCGCTTACACATGCGACCACCTTTATCCGAAGCCAAAGGTGGTGGTTGTCAACTTCCCACACAACCCCTCTTCAACAGTCATCGAAGCAGACTTCTATGTCGAGCTGGTCAAGCTGGCAAAAAAATATAACTTCATGGTGATCAGCGATTTTGCCTACGCCGACATTTGCTTTGATGGATATGTTGCCCCCAGCTTTCTTGCAACACCTGGAGCGATTGATGTCGGTGTTGAACTGACTTCAATGAGCAAAAGCTACAGCATGGCCGGTTGGCGGATCGGTTTCTGTGCTGGCAATAAAGAGATGGTCCGCGCACTCTCAACGATCAAAGGTTATTACGACTACGGAATCTTTCAGGCGATCCAAATCGCTGCCATTGTCGCTATGCGTCACTGCGATGCTTCAATCGAGACTCTGGCACAGAAATACCAAAATCGACGAGACGCTTTGTGTGATGGTCTGGAGCGTCTCGGCTGGGAAATCGAACGCCCGAAAGCTGGCATGTTCGTCTGGGCAAAAATCCCCGATCAATACGCCTCCATGGGTTCAATCGATTTCTCGATGAAACTTCTTGAAGAAGGTGGTGTCGCGGTCAGTCCGGGTCGTGGCTTTGGCGAAGATGGCGAAGGTTACCTCCGATTGGCTATTGTGGAAAACACTCAGCGACTCCGGCAAGCGGTTCGCGAGATCGGCAAGTGTGCTCCCGTTGCCACTGCAGAAGCTTCGCCTTAA
- a CDS encoding DUF5658 family protein, giving the protein MTNQSEEDRTKSPPGNLKRLLLGQLPLEAETSMFILVNMIDFFMTYWLLQADLVRESNPIANYFLAHWGPIKGMLYFKLGLVVVVCLIVQVIALKDLKKAAWVLNFGTVVVSGVVIYSLILFLRASGIA; this is encoded by the coding sequence ATGACAAATCAGTCTGAAGAAGATCGCACCAAATCCCCACCGGGGAACCTGAAGCGTTTACTGCTCGGACAGTTGCCTCTCGAAGCAGAAACGTCGATGTTCATTCTGGTGAACATGATCGACTTCTTTATGACGTATTGGCTCTTGCAGGCAGACCTTGTTCGTGAGTCGAACCCGATCGCCAACTACTTTCTGGCACACTGGGGCCCCATCAAGGGCATGCTCTATTTCAAGCTCGGTTTAGTCGTTGTCGTTTGTCTCATCGTGCAAGTCATCGCATTAAAAGACTTGAAAAAAGCTGCCTGGGTACTGAACTTCGGAACCGTCGTTGTTTCCGGTGTCGTGATTTACAGCTTGATCCTCTTTCTCAGAGCATCCGGAATCGCATAG
- a CDS encoding Ldh family oxidoreductase — translation MTQSIPFPSDPSQEVRLTSEKLTPVLEAMFVKKSMFQFDASVAVKRMLEADLYGIPSHGAGRICEYIDAIDLGDIDPRARVLVLNENDVMTVMDGSRSIGHVAATKAIESASAKAKASGVGVTALSNSQTLGAASVYVRLAVEQGLIAICMSSTGGATVAAPGTKSGAVGNAAFSYGVPIQNGAPVIFDSACGASSWGKLRLLQQYGLPIPAGIAFDETGEEATTLEAAKVLQSGGKELGYGLSLLCSILAGPLSVGRMPIKKTRSDSAEDSQHFFIVFDISSFQDPDRFHKHLNAGLDEIRELPPENPGDPVRIPGDRSQQCFQNYSQNGIPFHRSTIDEIRARAEQLGVVVEW, via the coding sequence ATGACACAGTCGATTCCATTTCCAAGCGATCCTTCACAAGAAGTCCGACTCACGTCAGAGAAACTGACTCCCGTGTTGGAAGCGATGTTCGTAAAAAAGAGCATGTTCCAGTTTGACGCATCAGTCGCAGTTAAGCGAATGCTCGAAGCGGACTTGTACGGAATCCCATCTCACGGGGCAGGTCGAATTTGCGAATACATTGATGCGATCGACCTGGGCGACATCGACCCCAGAGCGCGCGTTCTGGTGCTCAATGAGAATGATGTGATGACAGTCATGGATGGAAGTCGGTCCATTGGTCATGTGGCAGCCACGAAGGCGATTGAGTCCGCTTCGGCAAAAGCAAAAGCTTCTGGCGTGGGTGTTACCGCACTGAGCAACAGTCAGACGTTGGGGGCGGCTTCGGTTTATGTGCGACTTGCAGTTGAGCAAGGGCTGATCGCAATTTGCATGAGCAGCACCGGCGGTGCGACAGTTGCAGCACCAGGAACAAAATCTGGAGCGGTCGGGAATGCAGCTTTTTCCTATGGAGTCCCCATTCAAAATGGTGCTCCGGTCATTTTTGATTCAGCTTGCGGAGCATCGTCTTGGGGAAAGTTGCGATTGCTCCAGCAGTACGGTCTCCCGATCCCCGCAGGGATTGCATTCGATGAGACGGGAGAAGAGGCGACAACTCTGGAGGCTGCCAAAGTGCTCCAGTCTGGCGGCAAGGAATTAGGCTATGGCTTGTCGCTCCTTTGCTCCATCTTGGCTGGCCCATTGTCGGTCGGTCGAATGCCGATCAAAAAAACTCGCTCTGACTCGGCGGAAGACTCTCAACATTTTTTCATCGTCTTTGATATCTCCAGCTTTCAAGATCCAGATCGATTCCATAAGCACCTCAATGCGGGGCTCGATGAAATTCGTGAACTCCCCCCAGAAAATCCGGGAGACCCAGTGCGCATTCCTGGGGATCGAAGCCAGCAGTGCTTCCAGAATTATTCTCAAAATGGAATCCCGTTCCATCGATCAACAATCGACGAAATACGAGCCCGCGCAGAGCAGTTGGGTGTTGTCGTCGAATGGTGA
- a CDS encoding sulfatase has protein sequence MTRLFCIVFLLFFGGLASCEGTEKPNIVFFFIDDLGWADVGFMGSEFYETPNIDKLAAESMIFTDAYANAPNCAPSRACLMSGKYPPRHGIYTVGDPRRGNHKHRKLEPIGNETVLAEEFVTIAEALKTNGYTTATMGKWHLGKDPTTQGFDVNIAGREWGSPSGGGYHSPYQYPNLSQKKAGEYLTNRLTDEACRFIESNKEKPFFLYLTHYAVHTPIQAEENLRQKYDQKTPGKHQKNSKYAAMVESVDNSVGQVMRKLNELSLTKNTIVIFYSDNGGHSGATSNHPLRGAKGMLYEGGIREPFLCRWDGVTKPGSRCDEPIIGIDLYPTFLEMTGTAKPNGYELDGTSIVPLLKDSQSSLNREAIFWHFPCYLQGKGDPQGGPFRTTPAGAIRKGDWKLIEWFETGHRELYNLREDLGEKRNMVESQPEIANDLYQSLVNWREAVQAPIPTAPNPQYRPSRN, from the coding sequence ATGACACGCCTCTTCTGCATCGTGTTTCTGTTGTTTTTTGGGGGCCTTGCATCTTGCGAAGGAACTGAGAAACCCAACATTGTTTTTTTCTTTATTGACGATTTAGGGTGGGCCGACGTTGGCTTTATGGGGAGCGAATTCTACGAGACACCCAACATTGACAAGCTCGCTGCCGAGTCGATGATCTTTACGGATGCTTATGCCAACGCCCCCAATTGTGCTCCCAGTCGAGCATGCTTGATGTCCGGGAAGTATCCTCCACGACACGGAATCTATACCGTGGGCGATCCTCGGCGAGGAAATCACAAACACCGTAAACTGGAACCGATAGGGAATGAAACAGTGCTTGCCGAAGAGTTCGTGACCATCGCTGAAGCGTTGAAAACAAATGGCTACACGACTGCCACAATGGGAAAGTGGCATCTCGGAAAAGATCCGACCACTCAAGGTTTTGACGTCAACATCGCTGGTCGCGAGTGGGGCAGTCCCAGTGGTGGCGGATATCACAGCCCGTATCAATACCCGAACTTGTCTCAAAAAAAAGCAGGGGAATATCTCACAAATCGGCTGACTGACGAAGCGTGTCGCTTCATCGAGTCGAACAAGGAAAAGCCTTTCTTTCTGTACCTGACTCACTATGCCGTCCACACACCGATTCAGGCAGAAGAGAACTTAAGACAGAAATACGATCAAAAAACACCTGGGAAGCATCAGAAAAACTCGAAGTACGCCGCCATGGTCGAGAGCGTCGACAACAGTGTCGGACAAGTGATGAGGAAACTGAATGAACTCTCACTGACAAAGAACACGATTGTGATTTTCTACTCTGATAACGGAGGGCATTCAGGAGCAACCTCGAACCATCCACTCAGAGGAGCCAAAGGCATGCTCTACGAGGGTGGAATCCGCGAGCCGTTTCTCTGTCGCTGGGATGGTGTCACAAAACCTGGTTCTCGTTGTGATGAACCGATCATCGGAATCGATTTGTATCCAACATTTCTGGAGATGACAGGGACCGCAAAACCGAACGGCTACGAACTGGACGGAACAAGCATCGTCCCGTTGCTAAAGGATTCACAATCATCCCTGAATCGCGAAGCCATCTTCTGGCACTTTCCTTGTTATCTGCAAGGGAAAGGTGATCCACAAGGTGGACCATTTCGCACAACTCCAGCGGGAGCAATCCGCAAAGGGGATTGGAAATTGATTGAATGGTTTGAAACAGGCCATCGCGAGCTCTACAACCTTCGCGAAGACCTCGGTGAAAAACGGAACATGGTCGAGTCGCAACCAGAAATCGCGAACGATTTGTATCAGTCCCTGGTAAACTGGCGTGAAGCTGTACAGGCTCCAATCCCGACAGCTCCTAACCCACAGTACAGGCCATCCAGAAACTAG
- a CDS encoding serine/threonine-protein kinase yields the protein MPSLCCLSEEALWNCVTTSAEGEVGENYDHLEDCVDCRSRFERLRGSIDEIYQLVDLDQFVERENNFDKRTDEAFSFFVEAECHAEHECEAVQSPLLAGQVLISKYRVVRLLNSGGQGHVYLAQDFQLNRKVAIKVARFSIDENIVSADTVISEGELLAKVNHPRVAQIYDCGVHAGRPYLVMEYVEGCTLKDYLRDHPLSSRQIHKMILDVAVAVKTIHAHGILHLDIKPENIMVTKDDRCKLIDLGAAWFQPRSSANSEKIIGGTLAYMAPEQVTRTVSAISERTDVFGLGAVLFAFLYGFPPGVDRESSEPSDAIGLGSPPGNLAFKVDKDLKRICLKAIRSDPRHRYSSAAAFLQALVLLANRRKAPYLVSAGLICCLTGVLSQVYSSGAFSSLESQTLSSQVAVSPVSSSDRTNAKYVKVSVRDAPNESVQFCLWSERTGVRFFPAFRVAGGGRKEHQLKGSLHGVELHPSNELFAVLAVDSQYQGGRGDAAFSFDLSRKLKKISTQENQWDRSGVILTEGDVSTGHQIRPISHRTLLTNSPLISGVIVHALEQPRTSMHYDIQLSFNTRDPAICKIRSQ from the coding sequence GTGCCCAGCCTGTGCTGCCTAAGTGAAGAAGCGTTATGGAATTGCGTCACCACGTCAGCTGAAGGAGAGGTCGGCGAGAATTATGACCACCTCGAAGATTGCGTCGATTGTCGGAGTCGGTTTGAGCGTTTGAGGGGGTCTATTGATGAGATTTACCAACTCGTTGATCTCGATCAATTCGTCGAAAGAGAGAACAACTTCGATAAGCGAACCGATGAAGCTTTCTCATTTTTTGTTGAAGCGGAATGTCATGCCGAACATGAATGCGAGGCGGTTCAATCTCCGCTCCTTGCTGGTCAGGTTTTGATTTCCAAGTATCGAGTTGTTCGCCTGCTGAACTCTGGCGGGCAAGGCCATGTGTATCTCGCACAAGATTTTCAGCTGAACCGAAAAGTAGCCATCAAGGTCGCCCGCTTTTCAATTGATGAAAATATTGTCTCTGCCGACACAGTGATTAGCGAAGGTGAACTGCTTGCTAAAGTGAATCATCCACGGGTGGCACAAATTTATGATTGCGGTGTCCATGCGGGACGCCCTTATCTTGTGATGGAATATGTCGAAGGGTGTACGCTCAAAGATTATCTTCGAGATCATCCGCTCTCATCGCGACAGATTCACAAGATGATTCTGGATGTCGCCGTGGCAGTGAAAACGATCCATGCTCATGGGATTTTGCATCTGGATATCAAGCCTGAGAACATCATGGTGACCAAGGATGATCGCTGTAAACTCATCGATCTCGGCGCAGCATGGTTTCAACCACGTTCGTCAGCGAATTCAGAAAAGATCATCGGTGGCACACTTGCTTACATGGCTCCGGAGCAGGTTACGAGAACCGTGTCAGCGATTAGTGAACGGACCGATGTCTTCGGACTGGGGGCGGTCTTGTTTGCATTTCTTTATGGTTTTCCCCCTGGAGTCGATCGTGAGAGTTCCGAACCTTCTGACGCCATTGGGCTCGGGAGTCCGCCAGGAAATCTCGCTTTTAAAGTTGATAAAGATTTGAAGCGAATTTGCTTGAAGGCAATCAGATCTGATCCGAGGCATCGGTATTCGAGTGCTGCTGCTTTTCTGCAAGCGTTGGTGTTGCTGGCGAATCGTCGCAAGGCTCCCTATCTGGTTTCTGCTGGACTCATCTGTTGTCTGACTGGAGTCTTGTCGCAGGTTTACAGTTCGGGAGCGTTTTCTTCTTTGGAATCGCAAACTTTGAGTTCACAGGTCGCTGTGTCACCAGTGAGTTCCAGTGACCGGACCAATGCGAAATACGTGAAGGTGAGCGTTAGAGATGCACCGAATGAATCGGTTCAATTCTGTTTGTGGTCGGAGCGGACTGGCGTTCGTTTCTTTCCTGCGTTCCGAGTCGCTGGGGGTGGCAGAAAAGAGCACCAACTTAAAGGATCGCTTCACGGAGTTGAGCTTCATCCCAGTAACGAACTCTTCGCAGTCTTGGCAGTTGATTCTCAATATCAAGGCGGGCGTGGAGATGCCGCGTTTTCATTCGATCTGAGTCGTAAGCTGAAGAAGATTTCGACTCAGGAAAATCAATGGGATCGTTCCGGGGTGATCCTGACTGAGGGGGACGTCTCGACCGGGCATCAGATCAGGCCGATTTCACATCGAACGTTGTTGACGAATTCCCCACTCATCAGTGGAGTGATTGTGCACGCTCTTGAGCAGCCAAGGACTTCGATGCACTACGATATCCAATTGTCCTTCAACACTCGCGACCCGGCGATCTGCAAGATTCGATCCCAGTGA
- a CDS encoding RNA polymerase sigma factor — MPQTRISLLAQIRDLSDSESWSEFVAIYSPVITKTALRFGVQPEDVDDIRQEVFVQMMATIQRFSKDARKGRFRNYLAQITANKIRDRWRKSSRQSGNIENPALIPDEAETTEMFEEELNRQVMASALLRVRTQARETTWNCFHQHVLLKRSAALVAQELKITENAVYVNSSRITARVREAAHFLKKEADCAQPVLPK; from the coding sequence ATGCCACAGACACGTATTTCGTTACTCGCACAAATCCGAGACCTTTCTGATTCCGAAAGCTGGTCGGAGTTTGTGGCAATTTATTCACCCGTGATTACGAAAACGGCTCTGCGGTTTGGAGTGCAGCCTGAGGATGTCGACGACATCCGTCAAGAAGTTTTTGTGCAGATGATGGCGACGATTCAACGGTTTTCGAAAGATGCTCGTAAAGGACGCTTCCGGAATTATCTGGCACAGATCACTGCAAATAAAATCAGAGACAGGTGGAGGAAGTCTTCGCGTCAATCAGGAAATATTGAAAACCCGGCGTTGATTCCTGATGAAGCTGAAACGACAGAAATGTTTGAGGAAGAACTGAATCGGCAGGTTATGGCATCGGCATTACTCCGAGTTCGCACGCAGGCGCGCGAGACAACCTGGAACTGTTTTCATCAGCACGTTTTGTTGAAACGTAGTGCTGCATTGGTTGCGCAAGAATTGAAGATCACGGAGAACGCTGTGTACGTCAACAGTTCCCGGATCACAGCTCGCGTTCGTGAAGCCGCTCACTTCCTGAAGAAAGAAGCCGATTGTGCCCAGCCTGTGCTGCCTAAGTGA
- a CDS encoding PQQ-binding-like beta-propeller repeat protein, protein MLRSLQSLLTCILTVTCVQVSFAAKPDGDWPTFRGPARTAVSPDQNLLTSWPESGPKLLWETDGLGRGYSSLAIADGRIYTMGDTIPGERNDDEFLFCFDQQTGEQLWKLRTGPAWTNGKESWQSSRSTPTVDKDRVYVLTAHGKLICATVEGRKVWNKDLKKEFNGKKADSWGYSESVLIDGDTLVVTPGGTKNTMVALNKMNGRVIWTTVRDGDRGAGHASTLITNIGGTKVYVTTTGSGAMGVRAEDGKLLWSYEIDKTTAVIPTPIVRDDLVFFTAGYNRGGALLKQVPGKEGEVTVEEIYPITPHLANKHGGVILVGDSLYGDSDDKGIPFCADLMTGEIRWKARGSGRNSASMAAADGHIYIRYTDGTMTLAKASPEKFEEVGSFEVPGSGSRPSWSHPVITGGKLYLREGNKLLSYDLRD, encoded by the coding sequence ATGTTGCGTTCTCTCCAATCACTCCTCACCTGCATCCTCACAGTGACATGCGTACAAGTCTCATTCGCTGCTAAACCGGATGGAGACTGGCCCACCTTTCGCGGTCCCGCACGGACAGCTGTTTCCCCTGACCAAAACTTACTGACAAGCTGGCCAGAGTCTGGTCCGAAACTCTTGTGGGAAACCGATGGCCTCGGTCGAGGCTATTCGAGTCTTGCCATCGCTGATGGTCGCATCTATACGATGGGCGACACCATCCCCGGTGAGAGAAACGATGATGAATTTCTGTTTTGCTTCGACCAACAAACCGGAGAGCAACTCTGGAAGTTAAGAACTGGCCCCGCCTGGACAAACGGAAAAGAGTCGTGGCAAAGTTCACGCAGTACGCCGACCGTTGATAAGGATCGCGTGTACGTGCTCACCGCACACGGCAAGCTGATCTGCGCCACCGTCGAAGGCAGAAAAGTCTGGAACAAGGATCTCAAAAAAGAGTTCAACGGAAAGAAGGCTGATAGCTGGGGATACAGCGAATCAGTATTGATCGACGGAGACACGCTGGTCGTAACTCCCGGTGGCACGAAGAATACGATGGTCGCTCTGAACAAGATGAACGGAAGAGTCATTTGGACGACCGTCCGTGACGGAGATCGTGGAGCTGGCCATGCCTCAACACTGATCACAAATATCGGCGGAACAAAAGTCTACGTGACGACCACCGGCAGCGGAGCGATGGGCGTGCGTGCCGAGGATGGCAAACTCCTCTGGAGTTATGAAATCGATAAAACAACCGCTGTCATTCCGACGCCAATTGTCCGTGACGACCTTGTCTTCTTTACAGCCGGTTACAACCGTGGGGGAGCTCTCTTGAAACAGGTCCCTGGCAAAGAGGGTGAAGTTACGGTCGAGGAGATCTATCCCATCACTCCCCATCTTGCCAACAAGCATGGTGGAGTCATTCTCGTCGGGGACTCACTCTATGGCGATTCTGACGACAAAGGAATTCCATTCTGTGCGGATTTGATGACTGGAGAGATTCGCTGGAAAGCACGCGGTTCGGGAAGAAACTCAGCCTCCATGGCTGCTGCCGATGGACACATCTACATTCGATACACCGACGGCACAATGACACTCGCCAAGGCATCACCGGAGAAGTTCGAAGAAGTTGGAAGTTTCGAAGTCCCCGGAAGCGGAAGCCGTCCAAGTTGGTCACACCCCGTCATCACCGGCGGCAAACTCTACCTTCGCGAAGGCAACAAACTACTCAGCTACGACCTGCGTGACTGA